The following coding sequences lie in one Monomorium pharaonis isolate MP-MQ-018 chromosome 1, ASM1337386v2, whole genome shotgun sequence genomic window:
- the LOC118648326 gene encoding uncharacterized protein LOC118648326 translates to MPALGFIPVKSQQAVRTAKRHPKTFPRLSRNAYVRIPASICYRCGLVTGRTIVNVRGYVDVAAHQLKVRNTRDFTRRYNEWLWREEGKGEDEDEYDLFDLFDLRYLFGDEEVEEGEIERDWEFDMYLKTIVNWIDKIYNRE, encoded by the exons ATGCCAGCGCTGGGGTTCATCCCTGTAAAAAGTCAGCAGGCGGTGCGCACAGCAAAGCGCCACCCAAAGACGTTTCCGCGCCTCAGCAGGAACGCATACGTGCGAATACCTGCTAGCATT tgtTACCGTTGCGGACTCGTCACCGGGCGCACAATAGTCAACGTCCGCGGTTACGTGGATGTAGCTGCTCATCAATTAAAAGTAAGAAACACGCGAGACTTCACGCGGCGGTATAATGAATGGTTATGGCGAGAGGAGGGCAAAGGCGAGGACGAAGACGAGTACGACCTCTTCGATCTGTTCGATTTGCGATACCTCTTTGGAGATGAAGAAGTCGAAGAGGGCGAAATAGAACGAGACTGGGAGTTCGacatgtatttaaaaactatagtTAATTggatagataaaatttataatagagagtaa
- the LOC118646450 gene encoding uncharacterized protein LOC118646450 translates to MSAARSVIARNAGWDPWNPPNGYFNFCVPLNMLLGFCEDYRRVVINARHELILIRARNDNNCLMGSSELEPKIELLKVQWRMPHVLLNEINKLSMLRALESGRYLSMAFRSWDLYEYPLLQSTTKHSWAIKTATQLEKPRYVVFALQAGRKNNMSENMSRFDHCKLINAKLYLNSECYPYDDLNLDFDKNKWSILYDTYAHFCKNYYGYDYLEPNQSVTMFRHNGPFVIIDCSRQNESIKSATVDVRLEFECRENVPANTTAYCLIIHDRVIQYNPLTNVVRKIT, encoded by the coding sequence ATGTCAGCTGCCAGAAGCGTAATCGCGAGAAACGCCGGCTGGGATCCGTGGAATCCTCCGAAcggatactttaatttttgcgtacCGCTCAACATGCTGTTGGGATTTTGTGAAGATTACAGACGCGTGGTGATCAACGCTCGCCATGAGCTGATTttaatacgcgcgcgtaacgATAACAATTGTCTGATGGGAAGTTCAGAATTGGAGCCGAAGATTGAATTACTCAAAGTTCAGTGGCGAATGCCGCATGTGTTACTGAACGAGATAAATAAACTGTCGATGCTGCGTGCGCTAGAAAGCGGGCGATACCTCAGCATGGCATTTCGTTCTTGGGATCTATATGAGTATCCTTTATTGCAAAGCACAACCAAACATTCGTGGGCCATCAAGACCGCTACTCAGCTCGAGAAGCCTCGATACGTCGTTTTCGCTCTGCAGGCTGGTCGGAAGAATAACATGTCTGAAAATATGAGTCGATTCGATCATTGCAAATTAATCAACGCAAAACTCTATTTAAACTCGGAATGTTATCCGTACGATGATTTGAATCtagattttgataaaaataaatggtcGATTCTGTACGATACGTACGCacatttctgtaaaaactatTACGGATATGATTATCTCGAGCCGAATCAATCCGTCACCATGTTTCGACATAATGGTCCATTCGTGATTATCGATTGCTCTCGACAAAACGAATCGATCAAGAGCGCAACCGTGGACGTACGCTTAGAATTTGAATGCAGAGAAAACGTGCCCGCGAACACTACCGCGTACTGTCTCATTATACACGATCGTGTGATTCAGTACAACCCGTTGACCAACGTTGTGCGCAAAATTACCTAA